Proteins encoded together in one bacterium window:
- a CDS encoding outer membrane protein transport protein, whose product MKNYLYIILMILGLFPGIILAGGFQINEHGAKAMGLGGAFTAVANDASAIYWNSAGMTQLRGTNFLLGSALIAPSSSFRGVSPSVDITRMKSQAFFPSHLFITHSFTESFSAGLGLTTPFGLGTHWKDGWVGRYLALETELKTFWVPITFAYSPIENFSIGAGFIYSFADVLITRNNPQAPFAGDAYVELEGNDQFAYGYTFSLMYKPVKEFTIGASFRSEVEYEFEGTAVVTGAEQLQEIGAFPGGDVTAKLTTPMNIVGGLAYQVIPQLRLSADFQWIGWSSYDSLNVNFVDPDMEDSKSARLYKDTYIIRFGAQYDLTDQFSLLGGVYFDKMPVDPEYVSPSLPDSDRLGLSIGANAKIFDSFGISGSYLFIRAKELTVTNSKEIYTTGDSQFNGTYNSSANLLSLSLYYHLQ is encoded by the coding sequence TTGAAAAACTATCTTTACATCATCCTAATGATACTTGGCTTGTTTCCCGGTATCATTCTGGCGGGTGGATTTCAGATAAACGAACATGGAGCAAAAGCAATGGGACTCGGTGGCGCATTCACTGCAGTCGCAAATGATGCTTCAGCTATTTACTGGAATTCAGCCGGAATGACTCAGTTGAGAGGAACAAATTTTCTGTTGGGTTCGGCATTAATAGCTCCAAGCTCTTCTTTTCGTGGGGTATCACCATCAGTAGATATAACTCGAATGAAGAGTCAGGCATTTTTTCCGAGTCATCTATTTATTACTCATTCATTCACTGAATCATTTTCAGCAGGGTTAGGTTTGACCACACCTTTCGGATTAGGAACACATTGGAAGGATGGATGGGTAGGAAGATATCTTGCACTCGAAACTGAACTCAAAACATTTTGGGTGCCAATAACATTCGCATACAGTCCAATCGAAAACTTTTCGATTGGTGCTGGATTTATTTACAGCTTTGCTGATGTTTTGATAACCAGGAATAATCCACAAGCACCTTTTGCAGGTGATGCATACGTTGAATTGGAAGGTAATGACCAATTTGCTTATGGCTATACATTCAGTTTGATGTACAAACCCGTGAAAGAATTTACAATTGGTGCCTCATTCAGAAGTGAAGTCGAATATGAATTTGAAGGAACAGCTGTAGTTACCGGTGCTGAACAGCTTCAGGAAATTGGTGCATTTCCCGGTGGCGATGTAACTGCAAAACTTACAACCCCAATGAATATAGTTGGTGGATTGGCTTATCAGGTTATACCACAACTGAGATTGAGTGCAGATTTTCAGTGGATTGGGTGGTCCAGTTACGATTCATTAAATGTAAATTTTGTTGATCCTGATATGGAAGATTCAAAAAGTGCAAGATTATATAAAGATACTTATATAATCAGGTTCGGAGCTCAGTATGATTTGACCGATCAATTCTCACTGCTTGGCGGAGTCTATTTTGATAAGATGCCGGTTGATCCCGAATATGTAAGTCCAAGTCTTCCGGATTCTGACAGGTTGGGATTAAGTATTGGCGCAAACGCAAAAATATTTGACAGCTTTGGAATCTCCGGTTCTTATCTGTTCATCCGTGCAAAAGAATTGACTGTAACCAACTCGAAGGAAATTTATACAACCGGCGATTCACAATTTAATGGCACATATAATTCATCAGCCAATTTGCTGTCATTAAGTTTATATTATCATTTGCAATAG
- a CDS encoding rRNA pseudouridine synthase, protein MRINKFLADSGISSRRKSEEYIQQGRVAVNDQVIRDFGHRIDAEKDVVTLDGERIKQKRHIYILLNKPKGYITSVSDDRNRATVLDLVNVKERIYPVGRLDYDTTGLLFLTNDGEFSQLLTHPGNKVIREYEVKIDNPLEEKDKLKYLNGVSLDGKRGKFISISFKNQKDKKNILISCEEGRNKFVKRMFRKLGYTVVELNRSSFGGIKLDIPKGKYRSLSTNEVELIRQKYSK, encoded by the coding sequence ATCAGGATCAATAAATTTCTTGCTGATAGCGGAATTAGTTCCCGTCGTAAATCGGAAGAATACATTCAGCAGGGAAGAGTTGCTGTTAATGATCAGGTGATACGTGATTTTGGACATCGGATAGATGCTGAAAAAGATGTGGTAACTCTTGACGGGGAAAGAATAAAACAAAAAAGACATATTTACATTTTATTGAATAAACCTAAAGGATACATTACTTCCGTTTCTGATGACAGGAATCGAGCAACAGTCCTTGATCTGGTAAATGTAAAAGAAAGAATTTATCCTGTTGGCAGACTTGATTATGATACTACCGGTCTACTTTTTCTTACAAACGATGGTGAATTTTCGCAGCTGCTCACTCATCCTGGAAATAAAGTCATCCGGGAGTATGAAGTAAAGATTGATAATCCGTTGGAAGAAAAAGATAAATTAAAATATTTAAATGGTGTTTCGCTCGATGGGAAGCGGGGTAAGTTTATCAGCATCTCTTTCAAAAATCAAAAAGATAAAAAAAATATTCTGATTTCCTGCGAAGAGGGCAGAAACAAATTTGTAAAAAGAATGTTCCGCAAACTTGGATACACTGTTGTGGAATTAAATAGATCTTCTTTTGGAGGCATTAAACTCGATATTCCAAAAGGTAAATATCGCAGCTTATCAACAAATGAAGTTGAACTGATCAGACAAAAATATTCTAAATGA
- a CDS encoding SPOR domain-containing protein: MGNHPLFSYMTSQLKISITLGLLFIVIFGCSSSQETKVQKIETDSLYIFDEVPPEDIFKFESPEQQTFDVFVVQIGAFSSLEHAKEFAEESRMTLSRDIKVEYVQQKNLYVVWIHPPFENKIEAEAFRNEIRLKEEFKDAWIVTLESKK; this comes from the coding sequence ATGGGAAACCATCCCTTATTTTCTTATATGACAAGTCAACTAAAAATATCGATAACGCTCGGGCTTCTATTCATAGTCATTTTCGGATGTTCATCATCCCAAGAGACCAAAGTACAGAAAATTGAAACAGACAGCTTGTACATTTTTGATGAGGTCCCACCTGAAGACATTTTCAAATTCGAATCACCGGAACAGCAAACTTTTGATGTTTTCGTTGTTCAGATTGGTGCTTTCTCGAGTCTTGAGCATGCAAAGGAATTTGCGGAGGAAAGTCGGATGACATTATCAAGAGATATTAAAGTTGAATATGTTCAGCAAAAAAATCTTTATGTTGTTTGGATCCATCCCCCGTTTGAAAACAAAATTGAAGCAGAAGCTTTCCGGAATGAAATTAGGCTAAAGGAAGAATTTAAAGATGCATGGATTGTCACTCTTGAATCTAAAAAATAA
- the acpS gene encoding holo-ACP synthase translates to MVLGLGIDIIEIDRIKKSIEMYGERFLNKVFTPEEIRYCSSKFNKFQHFAARFAAKEAVYKALASGWQAGLRWKDIEIQNDAAGIPSINTSGKLKSFLTDDTQLRISLSHSKNYVTSVAIIFKNNNTLTSKS, encoded by the coding sequence ATGGTGCTGGGTTTAGGTATAGATATTATAGAGATAGATCGCATAAAGAAAAGTATTGAGATGTATGGCGAAAGGTTTTTAAATAAAGTTTTTACACCGGAAGAAATCAGGTATTGCAGTTCAAAGTTTAACAAGTTCCAGCATTTTGCAGCCCGGTTTGCAGCCAAAGAAGCAGTCTACAAAGCACTTGCAAGCGGCTGGCAGGCTGGTCTTCGATGGAAAGACATTGAAATTCAGAATGATGCTGCAGGTATTCCATCAATAAATACATCCGGCAAGCTTAAATCATTTCTTACAGATGATACTCAATTGCGGATTTCCTTAAGTCACTCCAAAAATTATGTGACTTCAGTTGCAATAATCTTTAAAAATAATAATACACTCACTTCTAAGTCCTAA
- the ssb gene encoding single-stranded DNA-binding protein, translated as MAFSLNRIMLIGRLGKDAETRFTTNNVSVTNFTLATDYRYKGKNGDWVSETTWHNIVSFNLSDYYKENLKKGKKFYVEGRLSKRDYTDKDGIKRYNTEVITEKIIPLEPSSEAASSEDEETSSVAPQSNENDDLPF; from the coding sequence ATGGCTTTTTCCTTAAACAGAATTATGCTTATTGGTCGATTAGGCAAAGATGCTGAAACAAGATTTACAACAAACAATGTTTCAGTGACTAATTTTACACTTGCTACAGATTACCGATATAAAGGAAAAAACGGAGATTGGGTAAGTGAGACCACCTGGCATAATATCGTCTCTTTCAATTTATCAGATTATTATAAAGAAAATTTAAAGAAGGGGAAAAAGTTCTATGTCGAAGGAAGGTTAAGTAAACGGGACTATACTGATAAAGATGGTATTAAAAGATATAATACAGAAGTTATCACAGAAAAAATAATTCCATTAGAACCATCATCTGAAGCAGCATCTTCCGAAGACGAGGAAACTTCATCAGTTGCACCACAAAGCAATGAAAACGACGATCTGCCATTTTAG
- a CDS encoding HlyC/CorC family transporter: MEIDWLFQILLLFVLLLASAFFSGSEVAFFSVRQKDLDEAFKSSNLIYRYVKNLISFPRRLLITILVGNTVVNVAASIVSVSIALELAQIYGLKVNVVLTIQIILITIIVLLLGELLPKIFASKHPRLTIRLTAVPLYFISTILYPVAESITELIRLTFSKVKFDKVKTAITEREISDLAQLGHERGTLEEDEQEIISSFVDFKSVLVAEVMIPRVDIVAVPIDVSYDKIIEIINNSGFSRFPIFDGNLDKILGIVHAKDLLKYLETRSFVEADTINKITREVMFVPESKKISDMLREFQHRKMHLAIVVDEFGGTAGLVTLEDIIEEIIGEIWDEHDPEENPVKILTANKFSVLGKVPISDFNEIVGTETIPENEDYDTIAGLVISRAGNIPKEGYAFQLKEYKLTVKEVLKKRIKRVEIEKIS; this comes from the coding sequence TTGGAGATTGACTGGCTATTTCAAATACTGCTGCTATTTGTTCTTCTATTAGCTTCAGCATTTTTTTCCGGATCTGAGGTTGCTTTTTTCTCTGTCAGACAAAAAGATTTAGATGAAGCTTTTAAATCTTCAAATCTGATATACAGGTATGTAAAAAATCTGATTTCTTTTCCAAGAAGATTATTAATTACAATCCTTGTTGGTAATACTGTTGTAAATGTTGCGGCTTCTATTGTTTCTGTTTCGATTGCTCTTGAGTTAGCTCAAATATACGGGTTAAAAGTAAATGTTGTTTTAACAATTCAGATAATTCTGATTACTATAATTGTACTCCTCCTCGGCGAATTACTGCCAAAAATATTTGCCTCAAAGCATCCAAGACTTACAATTAGACTTACTGCTGTACCTTTGTATTTTATTAGCACTATCCTGTATCCTGTGGCTGAGTCGATAACAGAACTGATAAGACTCACATTCTCAAAAGTTAAATTCGATAAAGTAAAGACTGCAATTACTGAGAGAGAAATTTCAGATCTTGCTCAATTGGGACATGAAAGAGGAACACTGGAAGAAGATGAACAGGAAATTATTTCCAGCTTTGTCGACTTCAAATCTGTTCTTGTTGCTGAAGTTATGATACCACGGGTTGATATAGTGGCAGTTCCTATTGATGTTAGTTACGACAAAATTATTGAAATAATTAATAACAGCGGCTTTAGTCGTTTCCCAATTTTTGATGGTAATCTTGATAAAATTCTTGGAATTGTTCATGCCAAAGATTTATTAAAATATCTGGAGACCCGGTCGTTTGTAGAAGCAGATACGATAAATAAAATTACACGAGAAGTTATGTTTGTTCCAGAGAGCAAAAAAATCAGCGATATGCTTAGAGAATTCCAACACAGAAAAATGCATTTAGCCATAGTCGTGGACGAATTCGGCGGAACTGCGGGATTAGTCACGCTTGAAGACATTATCGAAGAAATCATCGGTGAAATATGGGATGAACATGATCCTGAAGAAAATCCCGTGAAAATATTAACAGCAAATAAATTCAGTGTTTTAGGTAAAGTACCTATCTCCGATTTCAATGAAATCGTTGGAACTGAAACTATTCCTGAAAATGAAGATTATGATACAATTGCTGGACTGGTTATCAGCAGGGCAGGGAACATTCCTAAAGAAGGTTATGCGTTTCAATTAAAAGAGTACAAGCTTACTGTTAAGGAAGTTCTAAAAAAAAGAATCAAGCGGGTCGAAATCGAAAAAATATCCTGA
- a CDS encoding MCE family protein, whose amino-acid sequence MRNPRATEIKVGVTVLLGLLVFIWVLGWAKNFSVSSSDNLVQVRFNKVSGLEIGNNVTVNGVRKGVVKDFFIQGSSVIVTLSVSNEIQLKKDAQFSLESTDLMGGRKIEIDPGISDESIDYSVIQQGNYITDIAGMISLFSDIQDKISIIANESVKTLQGINSLLEDETFIQGLRTSVTNLNNVTAKLELMIVENKENIKLISENTKEITAETKLFLKENKQDLEKSLQNLNSVLMKSDSLLTSINYLTQETASGRNNLGKILYDDSLYINLTQSMEMLKKLSGLILEQLQTDGLKVDAYIF is encoded by the coding sequence ATGAGAAATCCAAGAGCAACTGAAATTAAAGTAGGCGTTACTGTTTTACTGGGACTGCTTGTATTCATATGGGTTTTAGGATGGGCAAAGAATTTTTCAGTAAGTTCTTCTGACAATCTTGTGCAGGTCCGTTTCAACAAAGTATCAGGTCTTGAAATCGGAAATAATGTAACTGTAAACGGAGTAAGAAAAGGAGTTGTAAAAGATTTTTTCATTCAAGGATCCTCTGTAATTGTTACTCTAAGTGTGAGCAATGAAATTCAACTAAAAAAGGATGCCCAGTTTTCTCTCGAAAGCACTGATCTTATGGGAGGAAGAAAGATAGAAATCGATCCCGGTATTTCTGATGAAAGCATTGATTATTCAGTAATCCAGCAGGGTAATTACATTACTGATATTGCCGGTATGATCTCTTTATTCAGTGATATACAGGACAAAATTAGTATCATAGCTAATGAATCCGTTAAAACTTTGCAGGGTATAAATTCCTTGTTGGAAGATGAAACTTTTATTCAGGGATTGCGAACAAGCGTTACCAATCTGAATAATGTAACGGCAAAACTTGAATTAATGATTGTTGAAAACAAGGAAAACATAAAACTGATTTCTGAAAACACAAAAGAAATTACCGCCGAAACAAAGTTATTTCTCAAAGAAAACAAACAGGATTTAGAAAAATCATTGCAAAACCTTAACTCAGTTCTAATGAAATCAGATTCTTTACTCACATCAATTAATTATCTGACGCAGGAAACAGCATCCGGTAGAAACAATCTTGGTAAAATTCTTTATGACGATTCATTATACATTAACCTAACACAATCAATGGAAATGTTGAAAAAGCTCAGCGGACTGATTCTTGAGCAACTCCAAACTGATGGATTAAAAGTAGATGCATATATTTTCTGA
- a CDS encoding acetyl-CoA carboxylase biotin carboxylase subunit yields the protein MFKKILIANRGEIAVRVIRTCRDFGIKSASIFSDADIASLHTRLADESYHIGSSAASDSYLNKEKIIKLAKEIGADAIHPGYGFFSENAEFIRALEKNKITFIGPSSKSVSLMGSKTEARKLMAKHGVPIVPGTTSPIKSLEEGLSAAKEIGYPVLLKAAAGGGGKGMRKISSADEFQSAFEATKREALKAFANDDIYIEKFIENPRHIEVQILGDKQGNYVHLFERECSIQRRHQKIIEEAPSSFVDETTRQKITSAAVDAAKACGYYNAGTVEFLMDSDKNFYFLEMNTRLQVEHPVTELITGKDLVKEQIYVAMGNSLSFKQSDLKINGHALECRIYAEDPMNDFLPSTGQIIRYLQPAGPGIRVDSGFDSGSQITVHYDPLISKLVSWSDSRDSSINRMLRALSEFVVTGLVTNIPFLKIIVDNPSFRKGDFSINFLNEEFMNELKKVNEKQESAEKEITAAIISSIIKSKSTGRSYKQSDSSSINSWQEQMYE from the coding sequence TTGTTCAAAAAAATATTAATAGCAAACAGAGGAGAAATTGCGGTCCGGGTTATTCGAACTTGCCGTGATTTTGGAATAAAGTCCGCATCCATATTCTCGGATGCAGACATTGCTTCTCTTCATACACGTTTAGCTGATGAAAGCTATCATATTGGCAGTTCGGCTGCATCCGATTCATACCTGAATAAAGAAAAAATAATTAAACTGGCGAAAGAAATTGGCGCGGATGCAATTCATCCTGGCTATGGTTTCTTTTCAGAGAATGCAGAATTCATAAGAGCACTTGAAAAAAATAAAATTACTTTTATAGGTCCTTCTTCGAAATCTGTTTCTTTAATGGGAAGTAAAACCGAAGCAAGGAAACTTATGGCAAAACATGGCGTTCCTATTGTTCCGGGAACAACATCGCCAATAAAATCTCTGGAGGAAGGATTGAGTGCAGCCAAAGAGATTGGCTATCCTGTATTGCTGAAAGCAGCAGCAGGTGGCGGCGGTAAAGGTATGCGCAAAATATCTTCAGCTGACGAATTTCAATCTGCGTTTGAAGCAACTAAAAGAGAAGCTTTAAAAGCTTTTGCTAATGATGATATCTATATAGAAAAGTTCATTGAAAATCCAAGACATATTGAAGTTCAGATTTTAGGAGACAAGCAGGGAAATTATGTCCATTTGTTTGAACGGGAATGTTCAATTCAACGCAGACATCAAAAAATAATTGAGGAAGCTCCTTCATCTTTTGTTGATGAAACAACCAGACAGAAAATCACTTCAGCAGCTGTTGATGCTGCTAAAGCTTGTGGTTACTACAACGCAGGAACAGTCGAGTTTCTGATGGATTCTGATAAGAATTTTTATTTCCTTGAAATGAACACACGTCTCCAGGTTGAACATCCAGTTACAGAATTGATTACAGGAAAAGATCTTGTAAAAGAACAAATTTATGTTGCTATGGGTAACAGCTTATCTTTCAAACAAAGTGATTTGAAGATAAATGGTCACGCACTTGAATGCAGAATTTACGCTGAAGACCCGATGAATGACTTTCTTCCATCGACAGGTCAGATAATTCGTTACTTACAACCGGCAGGTCCGGGAATACGTGTAGATTCAGGGTTCGATAGCGGTTCACAAATCACTGTTCATTATGACCCGCTTATTTCTAAACTAGTTAGTTGGTCTGATAGCAGAGATTCTTCAATTAACAGAATGCTTCGTGCACTCTCCGAATTTGTTGTCACTGGACTTGTCACAAATATTCCATTTTTAAAGATAATTGTTGACAATCCTTCCTTCAGAAAAGGGGATTTCAGCATAAATTTTCTTAATGAAGAATTTATGAATGAATTGAAAAAGGTAAATGAAAAACAGGAGTCGGCAGAAAAAGAAATAACAGCAGCAATAATCTCATCAATAATTAAATCCAAATCAACAGGAAGAAGCTACAAGCAATCTGATTCATCCAGCATAAATTCCTGGCAGGAACAGATGTATGAATGA
- the scpB gene encoding SMC-Scp complex subunit ScpB, with protein sequence MDNTYNSVIEALIFSSDDSLSPEEIIRAIKSIDGEDVEISKQDVDTSVDQLNKKYEENNNAFRILRIANGYLYATMEQNAKYVGYLSSERAKRRLSQAALETLAIIAYKQPVTKPELETIRGVNSDYILTTLLEKNLITIKGRAETVGRPLLYGTTDEFLKYFGLNNLSDLPKPREIDEIMQDEDFIEQKRKIMMVDLEEKLEDSLGETRADENQDQ encoded by the coding sequence ATGGATAACACATACAACTCAGTGATTGAAGCCTTGATATTTTCTTCAGACGATTCACTATCTCCGGAAGAAATAATAAGAGCAATAAAATCAATCGATGGTGAAGATGTTGAAATATCTAAACAAGATGTTGATACTTCAGTTGATCAGCTAAATAAGAAGTATGAAGAAAATAACAACGCTTTTAGAATACTCAGAATTGCTAATGGATATCTGTATGCTACTATGGAGCAGAATGCAAAATATGTTGGTTATCTTTCATCAGAAAGAGCTAAACGCCGTTTAAGTCAGGCAGCGCTTGAAACGCTTGCTATAATTGCTTATAAGCAGCCGGTAACTAAACCTGAACTAGAAACAATTCGCGGTGTGAATTCAGATTATATACTCACAACATTACTTGAAAAAAATTTAATCACTATAAAAGGTCGCGCTGAAACGGTTGGCAGACCTCTTTTATACGGGACTACGGATGAGTTTCTGAAATACTTTGGATTGAATAACTTGTCTGATCTGCCAAAGCCAAGAGAGATAGATGAAATTATGCAGGATGAAGATTTCATCGAGCAAAAAAGGAAAATTATGATGGTTGATCTTGAAGAAAAGTTAGAGGATTCTCTCGGAGAAACAAGAGCTGATGAAAATCAGGATCAATAA
- the trpS gene encoding tryptophan--tRNA ligase, producing MKKKRILSGMRPTGKLHIGHYVGALENWVQLQDKYESYHLIADYHVLTTDLNTENIYNDTIDMLIDWLSAGLDPTTSPMFRQSQIKEHTELYLIFSMLITANRLERNPTVKDQARALHIEQIIYGHLGYPVLQAADILLYKGDAVPVGEDQVPHIEITREIARKFNNQYGDVFPEPEALLTKFSRLPGLDGAAKMSKSLGNTILLSDEPETVKAKLKKAVTDPQKIRRNDPGRPEICLVFAYHKKFNPDEVKQIETDCRSGALGCVDCKLNCANKISAFLAPIIEKRKYYENHNKEVLEILADGEMRGKKAAADTMSEVHEKMKFG from the coding sequence ATGAAGAAAAAAAGAATCCTTAGTGGAATGCGTCCAACCGGTAAGCTTCACATTGGTCATTATGTCGGAGCGCTTGAGAATTGGGTGCAACTGCAGGATAAATATGAAAGTTACCATCTTATTGCAGATTATCATGTTTTAACAACTGATTTGAATACTGAAAATATTTACAATGATACTATTGATATGTTGATTGACTGGCTTTCTGCAGGATTAGATCCGACTACAAGTCCAATGTTTCGTCAATCGCAAATAAAGGAGCACACAGAACTTTATCTCATTTTCAGTATGCTTATTACTGCTAACAGACTTGAACGTAACCCAACAGTTAAAGATCAAGCGCGAGCGTTACATATTGAACAGATAATTTACGGTCATCTTGGATATCCCGTGCTGCAGGCTGCTGATATTCTTCTATACAAAGGCGATGCTGTCCCTGTTGGTGAAGATCAGGTTCCTCACATCGAAATTACAAGAGAGATTGCCAGAAAATTTAATAATCAGTACGGTGATGTTTTCCCTGAACCAGAAGCGCTGTTAACTAAATTTTCGAGATTACCCGGTTTAGATGGAGCTGCAAAAATGAGCAAGTCGCTCGGCAATACTATTCTTTTATCGGATGAACCTGAAACGGTAAAAGCAAAATTGAAGAAAGCAGTAACAGATCCACAAAAAATTCGTCGTAACGATCCCGGACGTCCGGAAATCTGTTTGGTGTTTGCATATCATAAAAAATTTAATCCTGATGAAGTCAAACAAATAGAAACTGATTGCCGCTCCGGTGCACTTGGTTGCGTTGATTGTAAATTAAATTGTGCAAACAAAATCTCGGCATTTCTTGCACCGATAATTGAAAAACGTAAGTACTACGAAAATCATAACAAAGAAGTACTCGAAATTCTTGCAGATGGAGAGATGCGTGGTAAAAAAGCTGCGGCTGATACAATGTCAGAAGTTCACGAGAAGATGAAATTCGGATGA
- a CDS encoding HNH endonuclease has protein sequence MYLGKAELVLNDDGKAIRSMQRQYPWPSIIRLSRFVSVPYKKVVLTRKNIMRRDGYRCAYCGRGDLTLTIDHIVPKARGGDDSWENLVSACTHCNNKKGDRTPSEAGLSLLVRPFKPSHIMFIKNVVGRVDEKWKPYLYLS, from the coding sequence ATGTACCTGGGCAAGGCTGAACTCGTTTTAAACGATGATGGTAAAGCAATCAGGTCAATGCAAAGACAATACCCCTGGCCAAGCATAATCCGATTAAGTCGATTTGTTAGCGTTCCTTATAAAAAAGTTGTATTGACTAGAAAAAATATTATGAGAAGAGATGGATATAGATGTGCTTACTGTGGAAGAGGTGACTTGACGTTAACCATTGATCATATTGTTCCAAAAGCTCGTGGTGGTGACGATTCTTGGGAGAATCTGGTTAGCGCTTGTACTCATTGCAATAATAAAAAGGGTGACCGGACCCCAAGTGAAGCAGGATTGTCGTTGCTTGTCAGACCATTTAAACCCAGCCACATAATGTTTATAAAAAATGTTGTTGGGCGAGTGGATGAAAAATGGAAACCATATCTCTACTTATCCTGA
- a CDS encoding segregation/condensation protein A, producing the protein MYKVRLNQFEGPLDLLLFFIKRDELNIYDIPIARLTKEFLDYVNLIKILDLEVAGDFILMASTLMHIKVRMLLPREVDEKGEEIDPRADLVKALLEYKRYKEMSEELSYFESNQRRRKFRGNFSEDLKEAPHEYDILLKNVSIYDLAKAFKFAIDQIKDEPVHQVKKLNVSIDEQMNFIQSKLNEFPELHFLKLVEELTEKIRIIVTFIALLEMVKAGRIAIQTSKVFNDFIIMKKENG; encoded by the coding sequence ATGTACAAAGTAAGATTAAATCAATTCGAAGGTCCGCTCGATTTATTACTCTTCTTTATTAAGAGAGATGAACTGAACATCTACGATATTCCTATTGCGAGGCTTACAAAAGAATTTCTTGATTACGTCAATCTTATAAAAATTCTTGACCTCGAAGTCGCGGGTGATTTTATATTGATGGCTTCAACATTGATGCATATTAAAGTTAGAATGCTGCTGCCTCGTGAAGTGGATGAGAAAGGTGAAGAAATCGATCCGAGGGCTGATCTGGTTAAAGCCTTGCTTGAGTACAAGCGATACAAGGAAATGTCCGAAGAGCTGTCTTATTTTGAATCCAATCAAAGAAGAAGAAAATTCAGAGGAAATTTCTCTGAAGATCTAAAAGAAGCACCGCACGAGTATGATATTCTTCTAAAAAATGTTTCCATCTACGATCTGGCTAAAGCATTTAAGTTTGCTATTGATCAGATTAAAGATGAGCCCGTGCATCAGGTTAAAAAGCTTAACGTCTCAATTGATGAACAAATGAATTTCATTCAAAGCAAGCTCAACGAATTTCCTGAACTGCATTTTCTAAAATTGGTTGAAGAACTTACCGAAAAGATTAGGATAATTGTAACATTTATTGCATTGCTTGAAATGGTAAAAGCCGGAAGAATAGCAATCCAAACTTCAAAAGTTTTTAATGATTTTATCATAATGAAAAAAGAAAATGGATAA